Proteins encoded within one genomic window of Candidatus Leptovillus gracilis:
- a CDS encoding GAF domain-containing protein: MENPERSALRIAVLYIVAASLWIILSDRIVLLLPQDAATNAGWQTYKGLLFVTITGLGLYLERYYTGKTLFWASQRFERAVENIPDLIAIYDTDLRIQYINRAVHHLTNRPDTDFTGKRDEEFLPLEVVETYLPTLQEALRTGKVCSIASDLKMPDGRTFYYQYICVPLLDNEGQVQEILSIKHDETERMRSDEQSKYHALLQDNISDAVIGTDMEFRIQAWNKASEEIYGWTAEEVLGRRLDEVLRPGFADDTLAGATDRFLESGLWRGETLQHDKSGKQIWVLGSFNYVYDYKGQRIGAVSVNKDITARKEAEDALKRRARQLSILHEIDRVILAVQSVESILHTVLGFIRELLPCERSSVVLLDHQRQELEVFAVDHDGKTAVLSTQHMPLDPQNIQAWAQGEPSLVDDLSQLPQQNVVQQTLFQEGIRTVLNLPLIAHDGLIGTLELADTQTHRFSAEDVEIAQALAVQVSVSIENARLVARLERQVTELDTIHQVSQRLQQVLTPEPLATEIITILEEVLDYEYASVLLIDEGDKLVPFALTLPGETATKALDFALLKARDLEVGKGIVGWVVQHGESVCLGNVQEDSRYDPRTNGIRSELCVPLQVGRHVIGAINMETSKPNAYTATDQRLLETMAAQMAIAIQNSQLLARERDSQEQLHQLANYLHEALEAERTHIAREIHDEFGQTLTALKMDTVWLRKRLPPNRAELDAKTVEMAALIDQAVQSVRDLASELRPGLLDDLGLVAAVEWYTQQFKKRTGVKCEIDLDSEYIGLNPAASTAVFRIFQEALTNVARHAEATLVTISLYQMDERFVMTVRDNGRGITHKELNNPRSLGIIGMRERVRAFGGTLVIQATPGKGTSLTIKLPQTLLATTPLEENYDD; this comes from the coding sequence ATGGAAAATCCTGAACGTAGCGCTCTGCGTATTGCTGTTTTATATATTGTGGCAGCATCACTGTGGATTATTTTATCGGATCGGATTGTACTGTTGTTACCTCAAGATGCAGCCACAAATGCAGGTTGGCAAACATATAAAGGGCTGCTTTTTGTGACGATCACCGGCTTGGGGTTGTATCTTGAAAGGTACTACACGGGGAAAACGCTGTTTTGGGCGTCCCAACGTTTTGAACGGGCGGTGGAAAATATACCTGACTTAATTGCGATCTATGATACTGATTTGAGAATCCAATACATCAACAGGGCGGTTCATCACCTCACCAACCGCCCAGACACTGACTTTACTGGCAAACGGGATGAAGAATTTTTACCGCTGGAAGTCGTCGAAACTTATTTGCCCACGCTGCAAGAGGCGTTAAGAACCGGAAAGGTTTGTTCCATAGCCTCAGACTTAAAGATGCCAGATGGAAGGACCTTTTATTACCAATATATTTGTGTGCCGCTGCTGGATAATGAGGGTCAAGTACAGGAGATTTTGAGTATAAAACATGACGAAACCGAACGAATGCGATCGGATGAACAGTCAAAGTATCATGCCTTGCTGCAGGATAACATCTCGGATGCCGTTATCGGGACAGATATGGAATTTCGGATTCAGGCATGGAATAAAGCGTCGGAGGAAATATACGGCTGGACGGCTGAGGAGGTGCTTGGCCGACGATTGGACGAAGTGCTGCGGCCTGGATTTGCAGATGATACACTGGCAGGGGCTACGGATCGCTTTTTAGAGAGTGGTCTCTGGCGGGGGGAGACACTGCAACACGACAAATCAGGGAAACAGATTTGGGTTTTAGGCTCTTTTAACTACGTCTATGATTATAAAGGACAGCGAATTGGCGCGGTTTCAGTCAATAAGGATATCACGGCTCGCAAGGAGGCGGAAGACGCGCTAAAGCGGCGTGCGCGGCAGTTGAGTATTCTGCATGAAATTGACCGCGTTATCCTGGCTGTGCAGTCGGTGGAATCTATATTACATACGGTATTGGGATTTATCCGTGAATTGCTGCCTTGTGAGCGCAGCAGTGTGGTGCTGCTAGACCATCAACGGCAGGAACTAGAAGTTTTTGCGGTAGATCATGATGGTAAAACGGCCGTGTTGTCCACACAGCATATGCCTTTAGACCCGCAAAATATTCAGGCATGGGCACAGGGAGAACCTAGCCTGGTAGACGATCTGTCTCAATTACCACAGCAGAATGTTGTGCAGCAGACGCTGTTTCAGGAGGGGATCCGGACTGTACTCAACCTGCCTTTGATAGCCCACGACGGACTTATAGGGACTCTTGAGTTGGCAGATACACAAACGCATCGTTTTTCGGCCGAAGACGTAGAAATTGCCCAGGCTTTGGCTGTACAAGTTTCTGTCTCCATTGAAAATGCGCGCTTGGTCGCTCGATTAGAGCGACAGGTGACTGAATTAGATACCATTCACCAGGTTAGCCAAAGATTGCAGCAAGTATTGACGCCTGAACCTTTGGCCACTGAAATTATCACTATTCTGGAAGAAGTGTTGGACTATGAATATGCCAGCGTCCTGCTTATTGATGAAGGGGACAAGCTGGTTCCATTTGCTTTAACGCTACCTGGGGAAACAGCCACAAAGGCCCTAGACTTTGCCCTCCTAAAAGCGAGGGATCTGGAAGTGGGCAAAGGCATTGTGGGCTGGGTTGTCCAACACGGCGAGAGCGTTTGTTTGGGAAATGTACAGGAAGACTCACGCTATGATCCGAGGACGAATGGCATTCGTTCTGAATTGTGCGTTCCTTTACAGGTCGGGAGACATGTCATTGGGGCGATAAACATGGAAACGTCAAAGCCCAACGCTTACACGGCGACGGATCAAAGGTTGTTAGAAACGATGGCCGCCCAAATGGCCATCGCTATCCAAAATTCTCAATTGTTGGCCCGTGAGCGAGATTCGCAGGAGCAGCTGCACCAACTGGCTAATTATTTACATGAAGCCTTAGAAGCAGAACGCACGCATATTGCTCGAGAAATCCATGACGAGTTTGGACAAACGCTGACGGCGCTGAAAATGGATACGGTCTGGCTGCGTAAACGTTTGCCGCCAAACAGGGCTGAATTGGATGCCAAAACAGTGGAAATGGCCGCGTTAATTGATCAAGCCGTGCAATCCGTGCGTGATTTGGCTTCTGAACTGCGTCCTGGTCTGCTTGATGATTTAGGGCTGGTGGCTGCCGTGGAATGGTATACGCAACAGTTTAAGAAGCGGACGGGAGTTAAGTGTGAGATTGATCTGGACTCTGAGTATATTGGGTTGAATCCGGCGGCAAGCACGGCCGTTTTCCGTATTTTCCAGGAAGCGCTGACAAATGTGGCGCGCCATGCCGAGGCTACCCTTGTTACCATTTCCCTCTATCAAATGGATGAACGCTTTGTTATGACGGTGCGCGATAACGGCCGTGGTATCACCCACAAGGAGCTGAACAACCCGCGTTCATTGGGCATCATCGGCATGAGAGAGCGGGTGCGTGCCTTTGGCGGCACGCTCGTTATTCAGGCCACGCCAGGAAAGGGTACCAGCCTGACTATTAAACTGCCACAAACGCTCCTGGCGACAACGCCATTAGAAGAGAACTACGATGATTGA
- a CDS encoding response regulator transcription factor, with product MIEIAVADDHPIVRRGVINILNEEPDLAVVAEASSGQEVLQITRQNNFDVLVLDMGLPDMNGLEVLYQLKTVRPSVRTLILSIYPEEQYGLRALKAGAMGYLTKESAPMELVAAIRKIAQGERYISAALGDLLVSQLLTDETAMLHTSLSNREYQVMLSLSNGKTMSDIAADLSLSVKTISTYRSRIIEKLHLETTSDIIRYALRHNLVE from the coding sequence ATGATTGAAATAGCCGTGGCAGATGATCACCCTATTGTGCGGCGTGGGGTCATCAATATCCTAAACGAAGAGCCAGATCTTGCCGTCGTGGCTGAGGCCAGCAGCGGCCAAGAGGTTTTGCAGATAACCCGGCAAAACAACTTCGACGTGCTGGTTCTGGATATGGGGCTGCCAGATATGAATGGGCTGGAGGTGTTATACCAGCTTAAAACGGTTAGGCCCTCTGTGCGCACGCTTATTTTAAGTATCTATCCCGAAGAACAATACGGATTGCGCGCCTTGAAAGCGGGGGCGATGGGCTACCTTACGAAAGAGAGCGCGCCTATGGAGCTTGTTGCTGCCATTCGGAAAATAGCCCAGGGGGAGCGTTACATTTCTGCCGCTTTAGGTGATCTTCTTGTCAGCCAACTCCTGACAGATGAAACGGCGATGCTGCACACCTCTCTTTCAAATCGAGAATATCAGGTGATGTTATCCCTGTCGAATGGGAAAACTATGAGTGACATCGCTGCTGACTTGTCTCTTAGTGTCAAAACAATCAGCACCTATCGCAGCCGGATTATTGAAAAACTACATCTGGAAACAACAAGTGATATTATTCGCTATGCCCTGCGGCACAACCTGGTTGAGTAA
- a CDS encoding glycosyl transferase family 36 yields the protein MLLPNDFGYFSDNGREYVITNPDTPAPWINVLSNGDYGLALSQTGSGYSWRTHASLNRITRWSQDLVRDDWGKYIYIRDLDSGAFWSAGWHPAGHDLEAYQVRHGFGYSVIEWQRETLHGSLTIFVPQDDPCEVWLLRLENRGDKPRRLQLFTYLEWLLGAAPDWHREFHHLFIETRYDEAHHTMLATKVLWELPGEKGPHLNRNWPYVAFHSASISPTGYDGDKAAFLGRNGRLAMPRALRNGRSFNTSGRGMDAIASLQVPLEIAPRETAEVVFTLGAVTDETQALALADKYKEPATAHQELENVGNFWQELTGRLVVETADPYLNVMANGWLVYQTIVGRLWGRSAYYQTGGAYGFRDQLQDSLVWLLLGRPEKTLEQIRLHAAHQFQEGIVLHWWHPLAESGLRSNYSDDLLWLPFVVLQYLLETGDFTILEEEMPFFDGGSASLWEHCLRAFQVALSRRSERGLPLILEGDWNDGLNATGPDGQGESIWIAHFLYYLLTHWADLPIEKETQNLFRHEAEALREITNQYGWDQGWYWRASTDEGVRLGSAEREEGRIFLNAQTWAVLSGIAPPERAQQAMAAARKYLYTDYGALLLFPAYSKPDPDVGYLTRYAPGTRENGGVYVHASCWAVLAERKLAGAEAAYDLWRRFCPPRRAESPEIYVAEPYVMPGNVNGPHTAQPGQGGWTWYTGSAGWYLRSLVEGVLGVTAHLEGLQVMTDLPKEWDGFRLQRRFRGAVYHIEVRRVRAEEIAGCVVNGRSYDGAFLPLAAPGTVQTVQILV from the coding sequence ATGTTATTACCCAACGACTTTGGCTACTTTAGCGACAACGGCCGTGAATATGTCATCACCAACCCGGATACACCCGCGCCCTGGATCAATGTTCTCTCGAATGGCGACTATGGCCTGGCGCTCTCACAGACAGGCAGTGGCTACAGTTGGCGGACTCACGCCTCACTGAATCGTATCACCCGCTGGTCACAAGACCTGGTGCGTGACGATTGGGGCAAATACATTTACATCCGTGACCTGGACAGCGGCGCATTTTGGTCTGCCGGATGGCATCCGGCCGGGCACGACCTGGAAGCGTATCAGGTACGACATGGGTTTGGTTACTCCGTCATTGAGTGGCAGCGCGAAACGCTTCACGGATCGCTAACCATCTTCGTACCCCAGGATGATCCCTGTGAGGTCTGGCTGCTGCGCCTGGAAAACCGGGGGGATAAACCCCGGCGTTTACAACTCTTTACTTACCTGGAATGGCTGCTCGGCGCGGCTCCAGACTGGCACCGCGAGTTTCACCATCTCTTTATTGAGACGCGCTACGATGAAGCACACCATACCATGCTGGCGACCAAAGTTCTGTGGGAATTACCGGGCGAAAAAGGACCCCATCTCAATCGCAACTGGCCCTACGTGGCTTTCCACAGCGCTTCCATCTCACCGACCGGTTACGATGGCGACAAGGCGGCTTTTCTGGGCCGCAATGGCCGGCTGGCGATGCCGCGTGCTCTGCGCAACGGCCGTTCCTTCAACACATCCGGCCGTGGTATGGACGCCATCGCCAGCTTGCAGGTACCCCTTGAAATCGCCCCCAGGGAGACGGCTGAAGTCGTCTTTACGCTGGGGGCGGTGACCGATGAGACCCAGGCATTGGCCCTGGCCGATAAATACAAAGAGCCAGCCACGGCCCACCAGGAACTGGAAAACGTGGGCAACTTCTGGCAGGAATTGACCGGTCGCCTGGTTGTTGAGACGGCGGATCCTTACCTGAACGTGATGGCAAACGGCTGGCTCGTCTACCAGACCATCGTCGGACGACTCTGGGGGCGTTCCGCCTACTATCAAACGGGCGGCGCTTATGGTTTTCGCGACCAACTTCAGGACAGCCTGGTCTGGCTGCTGCTCGGACGGCCGGAAAAGACGTTGGAGCAGATTCGCCTGCACGCCGCCCACCAGTTTCAGGAGGGCATTGTACTCCACTGGTGGCATCCGCTGGCGGAATCTGGATTGCGCTCAAACTACAGCGACGACCTGCTCTGGCTGCCATTTGTCGTCCTCCAGTACTTGCTAGAAACGGGCGACTTCACCATTCTGGAGGAAGAGATGCCTTTTTTTGACGGGGGTTCAGCGTCTCTCTGGGAACATTGTCTACGCGCTTTTCAGGTTGCGCTCTCGCGCCGCAGCGAGCGGGGGCTGCCCTTGATTCTGGAAGGTGATTGGAACGATGGCCTGAATGCCACCGGCCCTGACGGACAAGGTGAAAGCATCTGGATCGCCCACTTCCTTTACTATCTCCTTACCCATTGGGCGGATCTGCCGATTGAGAAGGAGACCCAAAATCTCTTCCGCCACGAGGCTGAAGCGCTGCGGGAGATCACCAATCAGTATGGCTGGGATCAGGGCTGGTACTGGCGAGCCTCCACCGATGAGGGCGTGCGGTTGGGATCGGCCGAACGCGAGGAGGGCCGCATTTTCCTCAATGCCCAGACGTGGGCGGTGTTAAGCGGCATAGCGCCGCCAGAGCGGGCGCAGCAGGCCATGGCGGCAGCACGAAAGTACCTGTACACCGACTATGGCGCGCTGCTGCTTTTTCCCGCTTACAGCAAACCTGATCCAGACGTGGGCTACCTGACCCGCTACGCGCCGGGCACACGCGAAAATGGCGGGGTTTACGTCCACGCCTCGTGCTGGGCCGTGTTGGCCGAACGAAAGCTGGCAGGCGCTGAGGCGGCCTACGATTTATGGCGGCGCTTTTGCCCTCCACGTCGCGCTGAGTCGCCGGAAATCTATGTGGCCGAACCCTATGTCATGCCGGGTAACGTGAACGGCCCGCACACTGCCCAACCAGGGCAGGGCGGTTGGACCTGGTATACCGGGTCTGCTGGCTGGTACTTGCGCTCTCTGGTAGAGGGCGTGCTAGGGGTGACCGCCCATCTGGAGGGGCTGCAAGTCATGACCGACCTGCCCAAAGAGTGGGATGGTTTCCGGTTGCAGCGGCGTTTCCGCGGCGCTGTCTATCATATTGAAGTGCGCCGTGTTCGCGCGGAAGAAATTGCAGGGTGTGTGGTAAACGGCCGTTCCTACGACGGCGCCTTTTTACCGCTGGCGGCGCCGGGTACGGTGCAGACTGTACAAATCCTGGTTTGA